A single Methanolobus sp. ZRKC5 DNA region contains:
- a CDS encoding DUF3006 domain-containing protein, giving the protein MMNSNFKMSLDRVEGNFTVLFVRYEESNKIDFPIYLLPTGLKEGDILETGISKDEKETEDAKKRVASLIEHLKNKSSRTVDFLL; this is encoded by the coding sequence ATGATGAATAGTAATTTCAAGATGTCACTGGATAGAGTGGAAGGAAATTTCACAGTTCTCTTTGTGAGATATGAAGAGTCGAATAAAATCGATTTTCCTATATATCTCCTTCCGACTGGATTAAAAGAAGGAGATATTCTGGAGACTGGTATAAGTAAGGATGAAAAGGAAACCGAAGATGCAAAGAAAAGGGTAGCATCGTTGATAGAGCATTTGAAGAATAAAAGTAGTCGAACGGTAGATTTTTTGTTATGA
- a CDS encoding DUF86 domain-containing protein codes for MREYRLFLTDIVEAIDEIEEFTSGMDFSEFLNDRKTQKAVVKNIEIIGEAAKNVPDEIKTSYPNVPWRVIAGMRDCLAHGYFGIDYVIVWDVVGNRLIGLRDSIRAILVEID; via the coding sequence ATGCGTGAGTACAGGTTATTTTTAACTGATATTGTTGAAGCGATTGATGAGATTGAAGAGTTCACTTCAGGAATGGACTTCAGTGAATTTCTGAACGATAGGAAAACCCAGAAGGCAGTTGTGAAGAATATAGAAATCATTGGTGAAGCCGCTAAGAATGTACCGGATGAGATTAAAACAAGTTATCCTAACGTTCCATGGAGAGTGATTGCCGGTATGCGGGATTGCTTAGCTCATGGTTATTTCGGAATCGATTATGTGATTGTGTGGGATGTTGTTGGCAATCGTCTGATTGGTTTAAGGGATTCTATCCGGGCAATTCTGGTTGAGATCGATTGA
- a CDS encoding HK97 gp10 family phage protein, whose protein sequence is MFQFKVKGMEKLQKNLQEMGKDIADILEEGLLAGGDVVVRAAQENSRKGGDDFPHRITGNLFRNLAEVNPVSVEKSNERCELMVGSTMNYAMRLEKGFNDTDSLGRRYHQQPRPFLRPALDENTDEIEKAINLKLQQLSDAVIDCLNRYKGVADGNPIKQIAYLGSHDAIEDVSSIFHVPIDFKIIHMR, encoded by the coding sequence ATGTTCCAGTTCAAAGTCAAAGGAATGGAAAAGCTGCAAAAGAACCTACAAGAGATGGGCAAGGACATTGCCGACATCCTGGAGGAAGGTCTGCTTGCAGGAGGAGATGTTGTTGTAAGGGCTGCCCAGGAGAATTCCAGAAAAGGCGGTGATGATTTCCCACACAGGATAACAGGTAACCTGTTCCGCAACCTTGCAGAGGTTAACCCTGTATCTGTTGAAAAGTCGAACGAACGATGTGAGTTAATGGTCGGCTCCACCATGAACTATGCAATGCGTCTCGAGAAGGGGTTCAATGACACTGATTCCCTGGGACGGAGATACCATCAGCAACCAAGGCCTTTCCTCAGGCCTGCTCTGGATGAAAACACGGATGAGATTGAAAAGGCGATCAACCTCAAGCTTCAGCAGCTCTCAGATGCCGTCATCGACTGTCTGAACAGGTACAAAGGTGTGGCCGATGGGAACCCCATCAAGCAAATAGCGTACCTGGGGTCTCATGATGCCATAGAAGATGTTTCCAGTATTTTTCACGTTCCAATAGATTTCAAGATCATACACATGAGGTAA
- a CDS encoding minor capsid protein, which produces MSLLKSPELIRVENKLISLLERTMKRAFRLRTMNYERELVLNVRGEFGSRTYLKQLDSIITEVIKQSLLYADYQLKQISAAAIEDSYVLTEEAVRISTELADNVVESIVQMLKDEAIYTMHPNQLAKRIVDLWGGERYKAVRFARTFTADVATNTTVYRYRQRGVEYVEFDAELDDRTSDQCRTLHGTVFDLSKGSVDLYRPPLHHSCRSGLKPVQIAQKIDSDTEFENRDFHHHLGQSGEFLKELADENVVEKVFENIDRFNGKYRISKFILDKDIEKRLMVEHILFDL; this is translated from the coding sequence ATGTCACTCCTGAAATCTCCAGAACTGATCCGGGTCGAGAATAAGCTTATCTCCCTTTTAGAGCGAACCATGAAGAGGGCATTCAGATTAAGGACCATGAACTATGAGCGAGAGCTTGTCCTCAATGTTCGTGGGGAATTTGGTTCCAGGACCTATTTGAAGCAACTGGATAGTATCATCACCGAGGTCATCAAACAATCGTTGCTATATGCAGATTATCAACTAAAACAAATCTCTGCGGCTGCAATCGAAGATTCATATGTACTAACAGAAGAAGCTGTGAGGATATCCACAGAGCTGGCAGATAATGTTGTAGAATCTATCGTCCAGATGCTCAAAGATGAAGCAATCTATACGATGCATCCCAATCAGCTGGCCAAAAGGATAGTAGACCTCTGGGGAGGAGAACGATACAAAGCAGTGAGGTTTGCCAGGACCTTCACTGCAGATGTCGCCACCAACACAACAGTGTACCGGTATCGACAACGTGGAGTGGAATATGTCGAGTTCGATGCTGAACTTGATGATAGGACAAGTGATCAGTGCAGGACTTTGCATGGGACAGTGTTCGACCTATCAAAGGGTTCTGTGGACCTGTATCGTCCTCCGCTCCATCACAGCTGCCGATCAGGACTTAAACCTGTGCAGATTGCCCAGAAAATTGATTCTGATACAGAGTTCGAGAACCGCGACTTTCACCATCATCTGGGTCAGAGCGGAGAATTCCTTAAGGAATTGGCTGATGAGAATGTTGTAGAGAAAGTCTTTGAGAATATCGACAGGTTCAATGGCAAATATCGGATATCTAAATTCATCTTGGACAAGGATATTGAGAAAAGGTTAATGGTAGAGCACATTTTATTTGATTTATAA
- a CDS encoding nucleotidyltransferase family protein, with protein MGINMIKRDIILGRLDELLPELKINYKVKEIGLFGSVVRNEYKTGSDIDFLVEFEKGADLFDLAALGIFLEDEFESKVDIISKRAVRDELKSRIFSEVIYAHA; from the coding sequence ATGGGAATCAATATGATCAAAAGGGATATTATTCTGGGAAGACTGGATGAGCTGCTTCCGGAGTTGAAAATAAACTACAAGGTAAAGGAAATAGGCCTTTTTGGATCGGTGGTGAGGAATGAATACAAGACCGGCAGCGATATTGACTTCCTTGTTGAGTTTGAGAAAGGTGCGGATCTTTTTGATCTCGCAGCCCTTGGAATTTTTCTTGAAGACGAGTTCGAATCAAAGGTGGATATCATCTCGAAACGTGCTGTAAGGGATGAATTGAAGAGCAGGATTTTTTCAGAAGTGATTTATGCGCATGCATAA
- a CDS encoding formylglycine-generating enzyme family protein has translation MVDIKPFNVMNFKNCLKLTLLLVLIIATMFSGCTDTENPIDTENEEKTEEMFPDTKSYDIDDDPLYKLVDETDESDDGEIAETKTTTNEKSGEPENEPVAQPAVAEELEDNNPKTYTNSIDMEFVLIPAGEFEMGSPLYEEDRYDNEGPVHEVTIGQAYYFGKYEVTQEQWGEVMGDNPSYFDGDSNPVEKVSWNDVQEFVKKLNNMEGTNKYRLPSEAEWEYACRAGTTMRYSFGDSVSDLGEYAWYKNNSGSKTHPVGQKKPNPWGLYDMHGNVWEWCQDGWHSYYEGAPTDGSAWEDGSGSLRVSRGGSWFNNAENCRSANRYEYAPYSRYFNFGFRLLREM, from the coding sequence ATGGTGGATATAAAACCGTTTAATGTAATGAATTTTAAAAATTGTTTGAAACTAACTTTGTTATTGGTATTGATTATTGCAACAATGTTTTCTGGCTGTACTGATACTGAGAATCCAATTGATACAGAAAACGAGGAAAAAACCGAAGAAATGTTTCCTGATACAAAGTCATATGACATTGATGATGATCCTCTCTATAAACTCGTAGATGAAACCGATGAGTCTGACGATGGAGAGATAGCTGAAACAAAAACAACCACTAATGAAAAATCAGGTGAACCTGAAAATGAACCAGTTGCGCAACCTGCTGTAGCTGAAGAACTTGAGGATAATAACCCCAAGACCTATACCAACTCTATTGACATGGAATTCGTACTCATTCCGGCAGGCGAGTTTGAGATGGGCTCTCCATTATATGAAGAAGACCGGTATGATAATGAAGGTCCCGTTCATGAGGTAACTATCGGGCAAGCCTACTACTTTGGTAAGTATGAGGTGACCCAGGAACAGTGGGGTGAGGTGATGGGCGATAATCCGTCTTATTTTGATGGTGACAGCAATCCTGTGGAAAAAGTTTCATGGAATGATGTGCAGGAGTTCGTTAAAAAGTTAAACAACATGGAAGGCACGAATAAGTACCGTTTGCCGTCCGAAGCCGAGTGGGAGTATGCCTGCAGGGCGGGCACGACCATGAGATATTCATTTGGAGATAGTGTGTCTGATCTGGGAGAATACGCCTGGTATAAAAACAATTCAGGGAGCAAAACTCATCCGGTTGGACAGAAGAAACCCAATCCCTGGGGACTGTACGATATGCATGGCAATGTCTGGGAATGGTGCCAGGATGGATGGCATAGTTATTATGAAGGTGCTCCTACAGATGGTAGTGCATGGGAAGATGGTAGTGGCTCGCTCCGGGTCTCTCGTGGCGGTAGCTGGTTCAACAACGCCGAGAACTGTCGGTCAGCAAATCGCTACGAATACGCCCCGTACTCCCGGTACTTCAACTTCGGTTTCCGTCTACTCAGGGAAATGTAA
- a CDS encoding DUF1989 domain-containing protein, which translates to MAKIVFTLKKGEAKGFVLTQGQKVKIRCQDGGQLSDLVFLNYHQGITLDRIRRFILKDGDELFDVNEEAVLKVISINSKADTNILYPGCRRKIYSEHFGKEKDGCRDILASALGIQTTDLPSTINLFMDFELDSIKYTFKTKTTRAKSDDSVSFLALKNCTVAISACPCEPDSCSTKGDIMVEVT; encoded by the coding sequence ATGGCAAAAATAGTTTTTACTTTAAAGAAAGGGGAAGCAAAAGGTTTTGTCTTAACACAGGGACAGAAAGTTAAAATTAGGTGTCAAGACGGTGGTCAATTATCTGATTTGGTTTTCTTAAATTACCATCAAGGAATAACTCTTGATAGAATTCGACGATTTATATTAAAAGATGGAGATGAATTATTTGATGTTAACGAAGAAGCTGTTCTTAAAGTGATCTCAATTAATTCTAAAGCTGACACCAATATCCTGTATCCAGGTTGCAGGAGAAAAATTTATAGTGAACATTTTGGGAAAGAAAAAGATGGGTGTAGAGATATTCTTGCCTCTGCTCTTGGAATTCAAACAACAGACCTACCAAGCACTATTAATTTATTCATGGATTTTGAGTTAGATTCTATCAAATACACATTCAAAACAAAGACCACACGAGCAAAAAGTGATGATTCAGTATCTTTTTTAGCTCTCAAGAATTGCACAGTTGCAATATCTGCTTGTCCGTGTGAACCAGATTCATGTTCAACTAAAGGAGACATAATGGTTGAAGTGACATGA
- a CDS encoding DUF790 family protein, with amino-acid sequence MLTSDLLVTKSYKGKIEPVYAKINSGNLEISRSLIDIFQKHIGKTYGELSEEIEGIEEIDFRLIRGLSQILKRKCIIEMDADIEPSTARKMVFEECTGAVFDALERNDVINRVAESLSVKPNELEKALWADMEENLIVKEFQTMTPEDLLRQYNLSLTQTLLFKATGMEIQIEDNFQEVFWKIKRFGLMYSIEDGRIYLDGAVSLFKLTERYGTSMAKLLPIIMKCKKWSLKASISKKTMTGKRIYDFTLDDTKQIFNIEPDSNSALESFDSAIEKEFSLLNFNDWHVKRESAVLKAGQYAFIPDFSLEKNGKKIFVEIIGFWTPEYLKKKIQKINLLEKREKEEMILLVNKKLACSGSEFNMDNIIFYDRKIPYLEILRILRKYEEKQVTEDIERLKNVEIAFEGNIIDLDETARKYEVALDALLNAIKHDNNANDYLRIGNQLVDDQTLKTVEEELNGVIKYNEALIIVEKYGIKGQQVFDILGYKVKWSGLDPDNAEIVKLP; translated from the coding sequence ATGCTCACTAGTGACCTTCTTGTTACGAAAAGCTATAAAGGAAAAATAGAACCTGTTTACGCTAAAATCAACAGTGGGAACCTTGAGATCTCACGCTCTCTTATAGATATATTTCAGAAGCATATCGGTAAAACATATGGAGAACTCTCTGAAGAAATTGAAGGTATCGAAGAGATTGACTTCCGTTTGATAAGGGGTCTTTCTCAGATACTTAAGAGAAAATGCATCATTGAAATGGATGCGGACATAGAGCCATCAACTGCCCGAAAAATGGTTTTTGAGGAGTGTACGGGTGCTGTTTTTGATGCTCTAGAAAGGAATGATGTCATAAATAGGGTTGCTGAAAGTTTATCAGTTAAACCCAATGAACTGGAAAAAGCCTTATGGGCAGATATGGAGGAGAACTTGATAGTTAAGGAGTTCCAGACAATGACGCCTGAAGATCTGCTCAGACAATATAACCTGTCATTGACACAAACTCTTCTTTTTAAAGCAACAGGCATGGAAATTCAAATAGAGGATAATTTCCAGGAGGTCTTCTGGAAGATCAAACGGTTTGGATTGATGTACTCCATTGAGGATGGCAGGATATACCTGGACGGAGCTGTTTCCCTGTTTAAACTGACTGAAAGATATGGCACTTCCATGGCAAAACTCCTGCCAATTATCATGAAGTGCAAAAAATGGAGCTTAAAAGCAAGTATCTCGAAAAAAACAATGACCGGAAAACGGATATATGATTTCACTCTTGATGATACGAAGCAGATTTTTAATATTGAACCCGATTCAAACTCTGCTCTGGAGAGCTTTGACAGTGCCATTGAAAAGGAATTCTCTTTGCTCAATTTTAATGACTGGCATGTCAAGAGAGAATCGGCAGTATTGAAAGCAGGTCAATACGCCTTTATTCCTGATTTTTCCTTAGAGAAAAATGGCAAGAAGATATTCGTTGAAATAATCGGTTTCTGGACACCAGAATACCTCAAAAAAAAGATTCAAAAGATTAATCTGCTGGAGAAAAGAGAAAAAGAAGAAATGATACTTCTTGTGAATAAAAAGCTTGCATGCTCTGGTTCTGAATTCAATATGGATAACATCATTTTCTACGACAGGAAAATACCGTATCTAGAGATACTCAGGATTCTGCGAAAATACGAAGAGAAACAGGTTACAGAGGACATTGAAAGACTTAAAAATGTTGAAATTGCTTTTGAAGGAAACATTATCGATCTCGATGAGACTGCCAGAAAATACGAGGTTGCCCTCGATGCTTTGCTGAATGCTATTAAACATGACAACAATGCCAATGATTATCTGCGGATTGGAAACCAGCTTGTTGATGATCAAACCCTAAAAACTGTTGAGGAAGAGTTGAATGGTGTGATAAAGTACAATGAAGCTCTTATTATTGTCGAAAAATATGGAATAAAAGGGCAGCAGGTATTTGATATTCTCGGATATAAGGTGAAATGGAGCGGACTTGATCCAGATAATGCAGAAATTGTGAAGCTCCCGTAG
- a CDS encoding class I SAM-dependent DNA methyltransferase codes for MALKKSELYSSLWSSCDELRGGMDASQYKDYVLVLLFIKYVSDKYADIPFAPISVPPGASFKDMVALKGQTDIGDQINKKIIAPLVNANKLSDMPDFHDASKLGSGKEQVDRLTNLIAIFENPALDFSKNRAEGDDILGDAYEYLMRHFATESGKSKGQFYTPAEVSCIIAQILGIRNANTTSSTTAYDPTCGSGSLLLKVADEARTKLTLYGQEKDAATSGLARMNMILHNNPEALIVQGNTLAEPKFKDGETIKTFDYVVANPPFSDKRWSTGLDPLKDEHDRFKPFGIPPGKQGDYAYLLHIVRSLKSTGKGACILPHGVLFRGNAEDLQDIEGHLHGGIPCADIDALQRYWDICPQLRQALFKEKRHGYLELAVDKSAIKSSIYEHPEFAASIDGMNAHFAEWREKSSVTLRQLKVESHPKEIIAELSEDLLAHYADKPLISQYDVYQHLMDYWAETMQDDCYMISDDGWKAQTYRIIEKDKKGKEKDKGWTCDLVPKALIVARYFAKEQAIIDQLTAEMESATASKTELEEEQGGDEGAFSELDKVNKVNVTARLKEIKGAREAKEETAELVIKKLKMKKLM; via the coding sequence ATGGCCCTTAAAAAATCCGAACTATACTCTTCCCTTTGGTCCAGCTGCGATGAACTGCGCGGTGGGATGGACGCCAGCCAGTATAAGGACTATGTACTCGTCCTGCTTTTTATTAAGTACGTCAGTGACAAATACGCCGACATACCCTTCGCCCCTATCAGTGTCCCGCCAGGTGCCAGCTTTAAGGACATGGTAGCACTTAAGGGTCAAACTGACATAGGCGACCAGATAAACAAGAAGATAATCGCTCCCTTGGTCAATGCGAACAAGCTGTCCGATATGCCGGATTTCCATGATGCCAGCAAGCTTGGCAGCGGCAAGGAACAGGTGGACAGGCTTACCAATCTCATAGCTATTTTCGAGAACCCCGCGCTTGATTTCTCGAAGAACCGTGCTGAAGGCGATGATATCTTGGGCGACGCTTACGAATACCTTATGCGTCACTTCGCAACTGAGAGCGGCAAAAGCAAAGGCCAGTTCTATACTCCTGCCGAGGTCAGCTGTATCATAGCACAGATACTTGGCATCCGTAATGCAAATACCACCAGCTCCACCACTGCCTATGACCCTACCTGCGGTTCCGGTTCACTGCTGCTGAAGGTTGCAGACGAGGCAAGAACAAAGCTAACCCTGTACGGTCAGGAAAAAGATGCTGCAACGTCCGGTCTCGCTCGCATGAACATGATCTTGCACAACAATCCCGAAGCCCTTATCGTGCAGGGTAACACTCTGGCCGAACCAAAGTTCAAGGATGGGGAAACTATCAAGACCTTTGACTATGTTGTCGCTAATCCACCTTTCAGTGACAAGCGATGGAGTACCGGACTTGATCCTCTTAAAGACGAACACGATCGTTTCAAGCCTTTCGGAATTCCTCCCGGCAAGCAGGGAGATTACGCCTATCTATTACACATCGTCCGCTCTCTCAAGAGCACAGGTAAGGGTGCATGTATCCTGCCTCATGGTGTTCTTTTCCGTGGCAATGCTGAGGACCTTCAGGACATAGAAGGTCACCTGCACGGTGGCATTCCATGTGCTGATATCGATGCACTCCAAAGGTACTGGGATATTTGTCCACAGCTTCGGCAGGCATTGTTCAAAGAGAAGCGTCATGGCTATCTGGAGCTTGCCGTGGACAAGTCTGCTATCAAATCCAGCATCTACGAGCATCCGGAGTTTGCTGCTTCTATTGATGGAATGAATGCACACTTTGCTGAATGGCGTGAGAAGTCTTCAGTCACACTGCGCCAGTTGAAGGTCGAAAGTCACCCTAAGGAGATCATAGCAGAACTCTCCGAAGACTTGCTTGCACATTACGCAGACAAGCCTCTCATCAGCCAATACGATGTGTACCAGCACCTGATGGATTACTGGGCTGAAACAATGCAGGATGATTGCTACATGATCTCTGATGATGGCTGGAAGGCTCAGACCTATCGTATTATAGAGAAGGACAAGAAAGGTAAGGAAAAAGACAAAGGTTGGACCTGCGACCTTGTTCCTAAAGCTCTTATCGTGGCTCGCTACTTTGCTAAGGAACAGGCGATTATCGACCAGCTCACTGCTGAAATGGAAAGCGCTACCGCCAGCAAGACCGAACTTGAAGAAGAGCAGGGAGGCGATGAGGGTGCTTTCTCCGAACTCGACAAGGTGAACAAGGTCAATGTTACCGCCCGCCTGAAGGAGATTAAAGGTGCTAGGGAGGCAAAGGAAGAGACTGCAGAGCTTGTGATTAAGAAGCTTAAAATGAAAAAGTTGATGTAA
- a CDS encoding SEC-C metal-binding domain-containing protein has translation MADKIGRNDPCPCGSGKKYKKCCMFKDKEEKKSFMERTESTYVSSCLPGHDKYVFESKEEILESIRNAGFEPVAIENTFDDKGETFTNLKVDLFCKHGHSEIERLYILEDDGKWELIEEGWGAPCPECEENENKVLPSDSRIFVTRSKH, from the coding sequence ATGGCAGATAAAATAGGAAGAAACGACCCTTGCCCATGTGGTAGTGGTAAGAAGTACAAAAAATGCTGCATGTTCAAGGACAAAGAAGAAAAGAAATCTTTCATGGAACGCACGGAGTCGACTTATGTATCATCGTGTCTACCCGGTCATGACAAGTACGTGTTCGAATCTAAAGAAGAGATACTTGAATCCATACGTAATGCAGGCTTTGAGCCTGTTGCAATTGAAAATACCTTCGACGACAAAGGTGAGACGTTTACCAATCTGAAAGTTGATCTGTTCTGCAAACACGGACATTCTGAAATAGAAAGATTGTACATATTGGAAGACGATGGTAAGTGGGAATTAATTGAAGAAGGCTGGGGTGCACCTTGCCCGGAATGCGAGGAAAACGAAAATAAAGTGTTACCTAGTGATTCGAGAATTTTCGTAACAAGGTCTAAGCATTAA
- a CDS encoding DEAD/DEAH box helicase family protein, with the protein MELFFNQGTIVIRGDARIRHSTWDERSKTFRAMALYYQNITDYLKNSSISYTDNVLDLLPCPELQSTIELRGYQKKSIDAWIQNSKRGVIVLPTGSGKTVVGINAISLLNTPTIVIVPTLDLLDQWRSKLQEEFKVDVGMLGGGKQEIKALTVSTYDSAYIHAAMLGNKFGLMIFDEVHHLPAEGYKNIAEMFASPFRMGLTATYEREDGAHSEINRLVGGKVFEKKVKDLAGKHLSPFKLQKIAVELTEKEQIEYEQNQGIFVDYLRKSNIIIRSPSDFQKIVIRSGRDPKAREALLARNKARDIALNSASKIEKFREILKEHADSRLFIFTEHNKLVYMISKEFLIPAITYKTPSKERSEILDRFRSGVYRAVVTSKVLDEGIDVPEADVGVILSGTGSGRAFIQRLGRILRKKEGKEAVLYEIVSAETSEINTAKRRKKALR; encoded by the coding sequence ATGGAACTTTTCTTTAACCAAGGCACAATTGTCATTCGGGGAGATGCCAGAATCCGTCACTCTACATGGGATGAGCGTTCAAAAACCTTCAGAGCGATGGCTTTGTATTACCAGAACATTACCGATTATCTTAAAAATTCAAGTATCAGTTATACGGATAATGTTCTTGACCTTCTACCGTGTCCTGAACTTCAGAGCACAATAGAATTGAGAGGATATCAAAAAAAATCTATTGATGCATGGATCCAGAACAGCAAACGCGGGGTCATCGTACTACCAACTGGGAGTGGTAAAACTGTTGTGGGGATTAACGCAATTTCCTTATTGAACACGCCAACAATAGTGATAGTTCCAACTCTTGACTTGCTTGACCAGTGGCGTTCTAAACTGCAAGAGGAGTTCAAAGTAGATGTGGGAATGCTTGGCGGGGGAAAGCAGGAAATAAAAGCCTTAACCGTATCCACATACGACTCTGCATATATCCATGCTGCCATGTTGGGAAACAAATTTGGTCTTATGATTTTTGATGAAGTGCATCATCTTCCTGCCGAAGGTTACAAGAATATAGCCGAGATGTTTGCTTCACCTTTCCGGATGGGACTAACAGCTACATATGAGAGAGAAGATGGAGCCCATAGTGAGATTAACAGGCTTGTTGGTGGAAAGGTCTTTGAGAAAAAGGTAAAAGATCTTGCAGGGAAGCATTTATCCCCTTTCAAGCTTCAAAAGATAGCGGTTGAGCTGACTGAGAAAGAGCAGATAGAATATGAGCAAAATCAGGGAATTTTTGTAGACTATCTCAGAAAAAGTAACATTATAATCAGAAGCCCATCAGATTTCCAGAAAATCGTTATTCGAAGTGGAAGAGATCCCAAGGCAAGAGAAGCCCTTCTTGCGAGAAATAAAGCAAGGGATATAGCCCTGAACAGTGCATCTAAAATAGAAAAATTCAGGGAGATCCTGAAAGAGCATGCTGATAGCAGATTATTTATTTTCACCGAGCACAACAAACTTGTCTATATGATATCAAAGGAATTCCTGATACCGGCCATAACCTATAAAACGCCAAGCAAGGAAAGGAGTGAGATTCTTGATCGGTTCAGGTCGGGGGTATATAGGGCAGTTGTGACATCAAAAGTTCTGGATGAAGGCATAGATGTTCCTGAGGCAGATGTTGGTGTGATCCTGAGCGGAACAGGCAGTGGAAGGGCTTTCATTCAACGTTTGGGCAGGATACTCAGAAAGAAGGAAGGGAAGGAAGCTGTCCTATATGAGATCGTATCGGCAGAAACAAGTGAGATCAACACAGCAAAAAGAAGAAAGAAAGCTCTGAGGTAG
- a CDS encoding family 1 encapsulin nanocompartment shell protein encodes MTNALATFSKEIDSSLVPALRNALIGRKLVHVTPEKGFGITSVDWGKITDVSDGYVSYGFRDGNEDKVEVSLTNSKIPVYWKDYTVDRRIYESWLRSGVDVDKASSISAAYKAAKAENAAIMMGVSNDGTNYDMNGLYQEAGNDYAVSKDFGTYGNATDALAGVYELMDDDGIPVDSLSFNWVLATTQRRQLMASRSANGIKEMPDILDMLNGGQVFGTNTLTAGTGLVSPTENVGEPYVDFYMTSDFKTEHGVDSKHPDTGDLNGRVYSAGILRIKQNVAICKTSSI; translated from the coding sequence ATGACAAACGCACTCGCAACATTTTCAAAAGAAATAGACTCCTCCCTTGTCCCTGCTCTTAGGAACGCACTCATTGGAAGGAAACTTGTGCATGTGACTCCTGAGAAGGGATTTGGTATAACTTCTGTTGACTGGGGTAAGATTACAGATGTCAGTGACGGATACGTATCCTATGGTTTCCGTGATGGGAATGAAGATAAGGTCGAAGTCTCCCTGACCAACTCAAAGATACCTGTTTACTGGAAGGACTACACGGTTGACAGGCGTATTTATGAGAGCTGGCTTAGAAGTGGAGTGGATGTCGATAAAGCGTCTTCCATCTCTGCAGCATACAAGGCAGCAAAGGCAGAGAATGCAGCCATCATGATGGGTGTCAGCAATGACGGTACAAATTATGATATGAATGGACTGTACCAGGAAGCAGGCAATGATTATGCTGTAAGCAAGGACTTCGGGACCTATGGAAATGCCACAGATGCTCTGGCAGGTGTCTATGAGCTCATGGACGATGATGGCATTCCTGTTGACAGTCTTTCGTTCAACTGGGTACTTGCAACCACACAGCGCAGGCAGCTAATGGCCAGCCGCAGTGCAAATGGTATCAAGGAAATGCCGGATATCTTGGACATGCTCAACGGCGGCCAGGTATTCGGTACCAACACACTGACTGCAGGTACAGGGCTTGTCAGTCCCACAGAGAACGTCGGAGAACCTTATGTCGACTTCTACATGACGTCCGATTTCAAGACAGAGCATGGAGTAGATTCAAAGCACCCTGATACAGGTGATCTAAACGGTCGTGTTTACAGTGCCGGGATCCTGAGGATCAAACAGAACGTGGCAATCTGCAAGACCAGTTCTATCTAA
- the hisH gene encoding imidazole glycerol phosphate synthase subunit HisH yields MKKIVIIDYGLGNLRSVQKGLEHAGASVLISSDPAEIKSADGVILPGVGAFRDAMKNVEKVRSTINEYVASGKPMLGICLGQQMMMSTSEEGGITEGLDLVSGNVLRFPHSDLKVPHMGWNSIKITQKHPLFEGIPDGSFVYFVHSYFVDTGEKNTLISCDYGTDFAAAVVNDEGNVIGTQFHPEKSGDVGLKMLKNFVNMC; encoded by the coding sequence ATGAAGAAGATAGTCATCATCGATTACGGACTTGGCAACCTCAGGAGTGTTCAAAAGGGACTGGAACACGCAGGTGCCAGCGTACTCATATCAAGCGACCCTGCAGAGATTAAAAGTGCAGACGGTGTAATCCTTCCGGGAGTCGGCGCATTCAGGGATGCAATGAAGAACGTAGAAAAAGTACGAAGCACTATCAATGAGTATGTTGCTTCAGGCAAACCAATGCTTGGAATATGCCTGGGACAGCAGATGATGATGAGCACATCAGAAGAAGGCGGCATCACAGAAGGTCTCGATCTGGTCAGCGGCAATGTACTGAGATTCCCGCACTCTGATCTTAAAGTTCCGCACATGGGCTGGAACTCAATAAAAATAACACAAAAGCACCCTCTTTTTGAAGGCATACCTGATGGGTCCTTTGTTTACTTTGTTCACTCATATTTTGTGGACACCGGAGAGAAGAACACACTCATATCATGTGATTATGGCACAGACTTTGCAGCCGCCGTGGTCAATGATGAAGGTAATGTCATTGGCACTCAATTCCACCCGGAGAAAAGCGGTGATGTGGGCCTTAAGATGTTGAAGAACTTTGTTAATATGTGCTAA